In one Brienomyrus brachyistius isolate T26 chromosome 7, BBRACH_0.4, whole genome shotgun sequence genomic region, the following are encoded:
- the LOC125745854 gene encoding proteinase-activated receptor 2-like, which yields MNPSPTNSDGTQSLLNQSSNNLISVSDTEVAILTSKLTTVVLPVFYIIVFAVGLPTNAMAICVFIFRTKKKHPTAIYMANLAVSDLLFVIWIPLKISYHFNENNWVHGEDLCKVLAAFFYGNIYCSVLFITCISVQRYFAVIYPMSDYNKNSKIAFAVSVTVWVVMCLVTIPLFLYDQTVEIINPRITTCHDVTKPQHIKIASGFFMSMAIFTFTIPTVISIIAYVLILHGLKNSTFDESVRQKRQKTVYLIIVVLVMFLLCFAPSNIMLLVMYGLLLNGQENTAYGIYISTLFLASLNCCVDPFVYYFISEEFRDHVRNILICRSVRTAERMRVSFTALKMTQRSKRNTSRSNNK from the coding sequence GTACCCAGTCACTCCTTAATCAATCAAGTAACAACCTGATCTCAGTCTCAGATACTGAAGTGGCAATACTTACAAGTAAACTGACCACAGTCGTCCTTCCAGTGTTCTACATCATCGTGTTTGCAGTGGGCTTACCAACCAATGCAATGGCgatttgtgtgtttatttttcgTACTAAGAAGAAACACCCTACTGCTATCTACATGGCCAACCTGGCTGTGTCTGACCTACTGTTTGTCATCTGGATTCCCCTAAAAATTTCCTACCACTTTAATGAGAATAACTGGGTTCATGGAGAGGATCTCTGCAAAGTGCTTGCGGCTTTCTTCTATGGGAACATATACTGCTCAGTATTGTTCATTACCTGCATCAGTGTCCAGCGGTATTTTGCTGTTATCTATCCCATGTCTGATTACAATAAGAATAGCAAAATTGCATTTGCTGTTTCAGTTACAGTTTGGGTTGTAATGTGTTTGGTGACAATTCCATTGTTCCTCTATGACCAAACTGTGGAGATCATCAATCCTAGAATCACCACCTGCCATGACGTCACCAAACCTCAACACATAAAGATTGCAAGTGGCTTCTTCATGTCCATGGCAATTTTCACTTTCACCATTCCTACAGTAATCTCCATCATCGCTTATGTTTTAATACTTCATGGTCTGAAAAATTCCACATTTGATGAAAGTGTCCGGCAGAAGCGCCAAAAGACTGTCTACCTCATCATCGTCGTCCTTGTCATGTTTTTGTTGTGCTTTGCCCCCAGCAACATCATGCTGCTTGTCATGTATGGGCTCCTCTTAAACGGCCAGGAAAATACAGCCTATGGCATCTATATCAGCACACTGTTCTTAGCCAGCCTGAACTGCTGTGTGGACCCCTTTGTCTACTACTTTATCTCTGAGGAGTTCCGGGATCACGTGAGGAACATCTTGATCTGCAGGAGTGTGAGGACAGCGGAGAGGATGCGGGTTTCCTTCACTGCATTGAAGATGACACAGAGGAGCAAAAGGAACACCTCGAGATCTAACAACAAGTAG